One window from the genome of Nicotiana tomentosiformis chromosome 5, ASM39032v3, whole genome shotgun sequence encodes:
- the LOC104105251 gene encoding uncharacterized protein yields the protein MWKDFEKLKDVNVGRKTFRKQGSSYIPSESETPTPDSPLISSSNLLSFLLNLIEDLAGDSTSSQQPIGVKKATLKRKIDEGFSSAMKMVQSENNRLVELLAKSNADRQRDMEIKDRSLKLKEFKEENKILLSNLDSIDDPNIHEFIRQEQK from the coding sequence ATGTGGAAAGATTTTGAGAAGCTTAAAGATGTCAATGTTGGAAGGAAAACATTCCGAAAGCAAGGCTCTTCTTATATTCCATCGGAGTCTGAGACTCCTACTCCTGATTCACCTCTAATATCATCTTCTAACTTATTATCATTTTTACTAAATTTGATTGAGGATCTTGCAGGTGATTCCACATCATCACAACAACCTATTGGTGTGAAGAAAGCAACATTGAAGAGAAAAATCGATGAAGGTTTTTCATCGGCTATGAAAATGGTACAATCAGAAAATAATCGGCTTGTTGAATTGTTGGCAAAGTCAAATGCAGACAGGCAGCGAGATATGGAGATAAAAGATAGATCTTTGAAACTAAAAGAatttaaagaagaaaataaaattttattgtcGAATTTAGATTCTATTGATGATCcaaatattcatgaatttattcgaCAAGAACAAAAATGA